A window of Marinobacter salarius contains these coding sequences:
- a CDS encoding ABC transporter ATP-binding protein, with protein sequence MEQAADLKAVGPDSTGRNDNRYTWRGILSLALKHKPRLVRANMLAILATVVSVPIPLLLPVLVDEVLLDEAGPVLPVMQTMLPETWHLPVVYIGLMVVAAFLLRSLSLTFNVLQSREFSKISKDVVFRIRSRLLGRLQRVAMSEYETRGSGGITSHFITDLDTIDQFLGTTISRFLVASLTVTGTAIVLMWVHWQLGLLILLFNPLVIFATMLIGKRVKELKRQENSAYEDFQGDLTETLDAIHQLRAANREQHYLRQLISRARTVRDHAIQFEWRSDAATRASFALFQFGVDTFRAAAMVTVLFSDLSIGMMFAIFGYLWFMLTPVQEMLNMQYAWFAANAALARINRLLELEEEPRYPALENPFRDRHTVGLTLKDIHFSYGEESVLKGIDLHLEPGEKVAVVGASGGGKSTLVQVILGMYTPQQGQVLLGGVPVQRIGLPCLRENVATVLQHPALFNDTVRQNLTLGRDKTDAELWQALAIAQLDGTVADMPQQLDTMIGRQGVRLSGGQRQRLAIARMVLSDPSVVILDEATSALDAETEFQLHQDLEAFLRQRTTLIIAHRLSAVKQADRVYVFEDGFITEEGHHDELIARQGLYAQLYGDRQA encoded by the coding sequence TTGGAGCAGGCGGCGGATCTGAAAGCAGTCGGGCCGGACAGCACGGGTCGCAACGACAACCGGTACACCTGGCGGGGCATTCTGTCCCTGGCCCTCAAACACAAGCCGCGGCTGGTGAGAGCGAACATGCTCGCCATACTGGCCACGGTGGTCAGCGTGCCTATTCCCCTGCTGTTGCCGGTACTGGTGGACGAAGTGTTGCTTGATGAGGCCGGCCCGGTGCTGCCCGTAATGCAGACGATGCTACCCGAAACATGGCACCTGCCGGTGGTTTACATCGGCCTGATGGTGGTAGCAGCGTTTCTGCTAAGGTCGTTGTCGCTCACCTTCAACGTGCTTCAGTCCCGTGAGTTCTCCAAGATTTCCAAGGATGTGGTGTTCCGTATCCGTTCCCGACTGCTGGGCCGGCTGCAGCGGGTGGCCATGTCGGAGTACGAAACCCGTGGCTCGGGCGGCATCACCAGTCATTTTATTACCGACCTGGATACCATCGACCAGTTTCTGGGTACCACCATCAGCCGTTTCCTGGTGGCGAGCCTGACCGTCACCGGAACCGCCATCGTGCTGATGTGGGTTCACTGGCAATTGGGACTGCTGATCCTGCTGTTCAATCCGCTGGTGATTTTCGCCACCATGCTCATTGGCAAACGGGTCAAGGAACTCAAACGCCAGGAGAATAGCGCCTACGAGGACTTCCAGGGTGACCTGACGGAAACTCTGGACGCAATCCACCAGCTCAGGGCGGCTAACCGGGAACAGCACTACCTGCGCCAGCTGATCAGCCGCGCCCGCACGGTTCGCGACCATGCCATACAGTTTGAATGGCGCAGCGACGCCGCCACCCGCGCCAGCTTTGCGCTGTTCCAGTTTGGTGTCGACACTTTCCGCGCGGCCGCGATGGTGACGGTCCTGTTCAGCGACCTGAGCATCGGCATGATGTTCGCCATCTTTGGTTACCTGTGGTTTATGCTCACGCCGGTACAGGAAATGCTGAATATGCAGTACGCCTGGTTCGCCGCCAATGCGGCGTTGGCGCGCATCAACCGCTTGCTGGAGCTGGAGGAGGAGCCCCGCTACCCGGCGCTGGAAAACCCCTTCAGGGATCGTCACACCGTTGGCCTGACGCTGAAGGACATCCACTTCAGCTACGGTGAGGAATCCGTGCTCAAGGGCATTGACCTCCATCTTGAACCGGGAGAGAAAGTCGCGGTTGTGGGCGCCAGTGGCGGCGGAAAATCCACTCTGGTGCAGGTCATTCTGGGTATGTACACACCGCAGCAGGGGCAGGTGCTGCTGGGTGGTGTGCCGGTCCAGCGCATCGGGCTCCCCTGTCTGCGGGAGAACGTGGCCACCGTGCTACAGCACCCGGCCCTGTTCAACGACACCGTGCGACAGAACCTCACCCTGGGCCGGGACAAGACCGACGCCGAACTGTGGCAGGCCCTGGCCATCGCCCAGCTGGACGGGACCGTGGCGGACATGCCTCAGCAACTGGATACCATGATTGGCCGTCAGGGGGTGCGTTTGTCCGGTGGCCAGCGCCAGCGGCTGGCCATTGCCCGCATGGTGTTGTCGGATCCCTCCGTGGTGATCCTTGATGAGGCCACCTCCGCCCTGGACGCCGAAACCGAGTTTCAACTGCATCAGGATCTGGAGGCTTTCCTGCGTCAACGCACCACCCTGATCATTGCCCATCGTCTGAGTGCCGTGAAACAGGCCGACCGTGTTTACGTTTTCGAGGACGGCTTCATCACCGAGGAAGGGCATCATGACGAGCTGATCGCCCGCCAGGGGCTCTACGCCCAGCTTTATGGGGATCGACAGGCCTGA
- the acnA gene encoding aconitate hydratase AcnA — translation MSKQSLSKDSLNTLSSLEAGGKTYHYYSLPKAADTLGNIDKLPFSLKVLMENLLRNEDDATVDRGHIDAMVHWMKDRKSDTEIQFRPARVLMQDFTGVPGVVDLAAMREAVKAAGKDPAMINPLSPVDLVIDHSVMVDKYGDPSAFKDNVTIEMERNQERYEFLRWGQQAFDNFRVVPPGTGICHQVNLEYLGKTVWSKDQDGKTIAYPDTLVGTDSHTTMINGLGILGWGVGGIEAEAAMLGQPVSMLIPEVVGFKITGKLREGITATDLVLTVTEMLRKKGVVGKFVEFYGDGLKDMPVADRATIANMAPEYGATCGFFPVDEQTIKYMQLTGREDDQLELVEAYAKAQGLWRQPGQEPVYTDTLELDMGDVEASLAGPKRPQDRVALKNMKASFELLMETAEGPAESREDKLESEGGQTAVGVQESYEHAASQPLEMNGEKTRLDPGAVVIAAITSCTNTSNPSVMMAAGLIAQKAVARGLDTKPWVKTSLAPGSKVVTDYLKVGGFQDDLNKLGFNLVGYGCTTCIGNSGPLPDAVEKAIADGDLTVASVLSGNRNFEGRVHPLVKTNWLASPPLVVAYALAGNVRLDLSKDPLGDDKDGNPVYLKDLWPSQQEIAEAVEKVKTDMFHKEYAEVFDGDATWKAIKVPESKVYEWSDKSTYIQHPPFFQGLKEEPDAIDDIKDANILALLGDSVTTDHISPAGSFKADSPAGKYLQERGVEPKDFNSYGSRRGNHEVMMRGTFANVRIRNEMLDGVEGGFTKHIPTGEQMPIYDAAMKYQEEDTPLVVIAGKEYGTGSSRDWAAKGTRLLGVKAVVAESYERIHRSNLIGMGVMPLQFKDGVDRKSLKLTGEETISIKGLSGDIKPGQTLEMTVTYPDGKTETCELLSRIDTANEAVYYRHGGILHYVVREMLKSA, via the coding sequence ATGTCGAAACAAAGCCTGAGTAAAGACAGTCTCAATACCCTCTCCAGCCTGGAGGCTGGTGGCAAGACCTATCACTATTACAGCCTGCCCAAGGCTGCCGACACCCTTGGCAACATCGACAAGTTGCCGTTTTCCCTCAAGGTGTTGATGGAAAACCTGCTGCGCAACGAAGACGACGCCACCGTGGACCGGGGCCATATCGATGCGATGGTTCATTGGATGAAAGACCGTAAATCCGATACCGAAATCCAGTTTCGTCCTGCCCGTGTGCTGATGCAGGACTTCACCGGTGTCCCCGGTGTGGTGGATCTGGCGGCCATGCGAGAAGCGGTCAAGGCAGCCGGCAAGGACCCCGCAATGATCAATCCGCTGTCGCCGGTGGATCTGGTGATCGACCACTCGGTGATGGTGGACAAGTACGGTGACCCATCAGCCTTCAAGGACAACGTTACCATCGAGATGGAACGCAACCAGGAACGCTATGAGTTCCTGCGCTGGGGGCAACAGGCGTTCGACAATTTCCGCGTGGTGCCGCCGGGGACCGGTATCTGTCACCAGGTGAACCTGGAGTATCTGGGTAAGACCGTGTGGAGCAAGGACCAGGACGGAAAAACCATCGCCTACCCGGATACCCTGGTGGGCACAGACTCCCACACCACCATGATCAACGGCCTTGGCATCCTCGGCTGGGGTGTGGGTGGTATTGAAGCGGAAGCGGCCATGTTGGGCCAGCCCGTGTCCATGCTGATTCCGGAAGTGGTCGGTTTCAAGATTACCGGCAAGCTGCGCGAAGGCATTACTGCAACCGACCTCGTGCTGACCGTCACCGAAATGCTGCGCAAGAAAGGTGTCGTGGGTAAGTTCGTGGAATTCTACGGCGACGGCCTGAAAGATATGCCCGTTGCGGACCGTGCCACCATTGCCAACATGGCGCCGGAATATGGGGCTACCTGTGGCTTCTTCCCGGTGGACGAGCAAACCATCAAATACATGCAGCTGACCGGCCGCGAAGACGACCAGCTTGAGCTGGTGGAGGCCTATGCGAAAGCCCAGGGCCTCTGGCGCCAGCCCGGCCAGGAGCCGGTCTACACCGACACCCTGGAACTTGATATGGGTGACGTCGAAGCCAGCCTCGCCGGCCCCAAGCGCCCGCAGGACCGGGTTGCCTTGAAGAACATGAAGGCCTCGTTTGAACTGCTGATGGAGACCGCTGAAGGCCCGGCAGAATCCCGTGAAGACAAGCTGGAATCCGAAGGCGGGCAAACCGCCGTGGGTGTTCAGGAAAGCTACGAGCATGCCGCCAGTCAACCATTGGAAATGAACGGCGAAAAGACCCGGCTGGACCCTGGCGCGGTGGTCATCGCAGCAATTACTTCTTGCACCAATACGTCCAACCCCAGCGTGATGATGGCTGCGGGCCTGATTGCCCAGAAAGCGGTCGCAAGAGGGTTGGATACCAAGCCCTGGGTGAAAACCTCCCTGGCGCCGGGCTCCAAGGTGGTAACCGATTACCTGAAGGTGGGTGGATTCCAGGACGATCTCAACAAGCTTGGTTTCAACCTGGTGGGTTATGGTTGCACCACCTGCATTGGTAACTCCGGCCCGCTGCCGGATGCCGTTGAAAAGGCCATCGCCGATGGTGATCTTACCGTGGCCTCGGTGTTGTCCGGTAACCGTAACTTCGAGGGCCGGGTGCACCCACTGGTGAAAACCAACTGGTTGGCCTCACCACCGCTGGTAGTGGCTTATGCCCTGGCCGGCAACGTGCGCCTGGACCTTTCCAAGGATCCTCTGGGCGACGACAAAGACGGGAATCCGGTGTACCTGAAGGACCTGTGGCCAAGCCAGCAGGAGATCGCTGAAGCGGTCGAGAAGGTGAAAACCGACATGTTCCATAAGGAATATGCCGAAGTCTTCGACGGCGACGCGACCTGGAAGGCGATCAAGGTCCCCGAGAGCAAGGTGTACGAGTGGTCGGACAAGTCCACCTACATCCAGCACCCGCCGTTCTTCCAGGGTTTGAAGGAAGAGCCTGACGCTATCGACGATATCAAGGACGCGAACATTCTGGCGTTGTTGGGTGACTCCGTCACCACCGACCACATTTCACCGGCCGGGTCGTTCAAAGCCGACAGCCCGGCGGGGAAATACCTGCAGGAGCGGGGTGTGGAACCGAAAGATTTCAACTCCTACGGTTCGCGCCGGGGCAACCACGAGGTGATGATGCGTGGCACCTTCGCCAACGTGCGCATCCGGAATGAGATGTTGGACGGCGTTGAGGGTGGGTTCACCAAGCACATCCCCACCGGCGAGCAGATGCCCATATACGATGCCGCAATGAAGTATCAGGAAGAGGACACCCCCCTGGTGGTCATTGCCGGCAAGGAATACGGCACCGGCTCCAGCCGTGACTGGGCTGCGAAAGGTACTCGCTTGCTGGGTGTGAAGGCCGTGGTTGCCGAGTCCTACGAGCGTATCCACCGCTCCAACCTGATCGGTATGGGCGTGATGCCGCTGCAGTTCAAGGACGGGGTCGACCGCAAGAGCCTGAAGTTAACAGGCGAGGAAACCATCAGCATCAAGGGCCTGTCCGGTGACATCAAGCCGGGTCAGACACTTGAAATGACGGTGACTTATCCGGATGGCAAGACCGAGACCTGCGAGCTGCTGTCCCGGATCGACACCGCCAACGAAGCGGTCTATTACCGCCACGGCGGTATCCTGCACTATGTCGTGCGGGAGATGCTCAAGTCGGCGTGA
- a CDS encoding PAS domain-containing sensor histidine kinase translates to MGIGLFSVTSNRLLRANPAFENQFGSSVQSLDFFDQPLDVHGEPLANRPRVQETLQEHTRLSGLEGYFMTPGQELAPVMLHGLQLDDDGDEPVVWLITEDISERKKADHLKNEFISTVSHELRTPLTSISGSLGLLANNAVGELPEKASELAHIAYRNSQQLTFLINDLLDMEKLVAGKMPFRSEHHVLQDLVHESVENIATFAQQRDIHLQVAELPAVTVHVDRQRLNQAITNLLSNAIKFSPAGSSVDIFASQRGESVRLCIRDHGEGVAPHFREHIFKKFSQADSSDRRASGGTGLGLAITRELMARMKGTVDYESVPGEGATFWLELPVAG, encoded by the coding sequence ATGGGCATCGGGCTGTTCAGCGTCACCTCCAATCGACTGCTCCGGGCAAACCCAGCGTTCGAAAACCAGTTTGGCAGTTCCGTCCAGTCACTGGATTTCTTCGACCAACCGCTTGATGTCCATGGAGAGCCGCTGGCAAACAGGCCCAGGGTCCAGGAAACACTTCAGGAACATACCAGACTCAGCGGCCTTGAAGGCTACTTCATGACGCCTGGGCAGGAACTGGCTCCCGTCATGCTCCACGGGCTGCAACTGGACGATGACGGCGACGAACCCGTTGTCTGGCTGATCACCGAGGACATTTCAGAGCGGAAGAAAGCCGACCACCTGAAGAATGAGTTCATTTCCACTGTCAGTCATGAGCTTCGCACCCCATTGACCTCGATTTCCGGTTCCCTGGGGCTGCTGGCCAACAATGCCGTCGGCGAGCTGCCGGAGAAAGCCTCGGAACTGGCGCACATCGCCTATCGGAACAGCCAGCAGCTTACGTTCCTGATCAACGACTTACTCGATATGGAAAAGCTTGTGGCCGGCAAAATGCCCTTCCGTAGCGAACACCATGTTCTGCAGGATCTTGTTCACGAGAGTGTTGAAAACATCGCAACCTTTGCCCAACAGCGAGACATTCATCTTCAGGTGGCTGAACTGCCAGCCGTGACAGTTCATGTGGATCGTCAGCGCCTGAACCAGGCCATCACCAACCTGTTGTCCAACGCCATCAAGTTTTCTCCGGCAGGGTCCTCCGTCGACATTTTCGCCAGCCAGCGCGGAGAGTCGGTTCGGCTGTGTATCAGGGACCATGGTGAGGGCGTCGCCCCGCATTTTCGGGAGCATATTTTTAAGAAGTTCTCACAAGCTGATTCGTCGGACCGAAGAGCCAGTGGCGGAACCGGGCTCGGTCTGGCCATCACACGGGAGCTGATGGCGCGCATGAAGGGCACGGTGGACTATGAATCCGTTCCGGGCGAGGGGGCTACGTTCTGGCTGGAACTGCCAGTGGCGGGGTAA
- a CDS encoding sensor histidine kinase — MPLIEQVSLRFENHHPWVNAVIDTLRLGQALDNLLSNAIKFSPPEAEVVILTHLHDGLFRIEVTDYGTGIPETFRPRIFEKFAQADSSDTRGRGGTGLGLAITREIMSQMGGDVGFKSTEGYGSTFWLDIKPDESDG, encoded by the coding sequence ATGCCGTTGATCGAACAGGTTTCCCTTCGGTTCGAAAACCACCATCCCTGGGTCAACGCCGTTATTGATACCCTTCGCCTGGGACAGGCGCTCGACAACCTGCTGTCCAACGCCATCAAATTTTCCCCGCCGGAGGCCGAAGTTGTCATACTGACACACCTCCATGACGGTCTTTTTCGCATCGAAGTTACGGACTATGGCACAGGCATACCGGAAACCTTCCGACCCAGGATATTCGAAAAGTTCGCCCAGGCTGACAGCTCGGACACCCGTGGACGGGGCGGTACGGGCCTCGGGCTGGCCATTACCCGGGAGATCATGTCTCAAATGGGTGGCGACGTGGGATTCAAGTCCACCGAGGGATACGGCTCGACGTTCTGGCTGGATATCAAACCCGATGAGAGTGATGGATAA
- a CDS encoding PAS domain S-box protein, with protein sequence MAGPGFSTAATAYATFYGISPEAVKEDAGAAFNAIHPHDIDHVVASINRSEESLAIWESEFRAKAQDRNWIWVEGRATPERRPDGSIIWHGFVANIDEKKRSQLALVEREQLLRTFFELSPIGILLTDFRSGQNHDVNTALLEYSGYSHSEFLALNYWSATPEDYVEQTQQAITDLKEHGRFGPMEQEFIRKDGSRFPILLQGVLVERVGSEPLVWSLVEDISERRKVDRMKNEFISTVSHELRTPLTSISGSLGLIAGGVFGPLPDKVKAMVAIAARNSDQLRHLIDDLLDIEKLVSGQMDMQMRKQNIGIVIQDSVDRLTTYAVDRTGFPSVRKPPSLGQRRY encoded by the coding sequence ATGGCGGGTCCAGGTTTCTCTACAGCAGCGACGGCATACGCGACATTCTACGGCATTTCCCCAGAAGCCGTCAAAGAGGATGCCGGTGCCGCCTTTAACGCCATACATCCCCACGACATCGATCATGTAGTGGCCTCTATCAACCGTTCTGAGGAATCGCTGGCGATTTGGGAGTCCGAGTTCCGAGCCAAAGCTCAGGACCGAAACTGGATCTGGGTCGAAGGCCGCGCCACGCCTGAACGGCGCCCCGACGGCAGCATCATCTGGCACGGATTCGTCGCCAACATTGATGAAAAAAAACGCTCACAGCTTGCTCTCGTGGAACGAGAGCAACTGCTACGCACCTTCTTCGAACTATCGCCAATCGGCATCCTTCTGACCGATTTCAGAAGCGGGCAAAACCATGACGTTAACACCGCGTTGCTGGAATACAGCGGTTACTCTCATTCAGAGTTCCTGGCACTGAACTACTGGAGCGCAACGCCCGAGGATTACGTAGAGCAGACGCAGCAGGCCATCACTGATTTGAAAGAACACGGGCGATTCGGCCCCATGGAACAGGAGTTTATCCGCAAGGATGGCTCCCGGTTCCCGATCCTCCTCCAAGGCGTTCTGGTGGAGCGTGTCGGCAGCGAGCCACTGGTATGGTCGCTGGTTGAGGACATATCAGAGCGCCGTAAGGTCGACCGGATGAAGAACGAGTTCATCTCTACCGTCAGCCATGAATTGCGGACACCCCTGACCTCTATATCAGGCTCCCTTGGGTTGATCGCGGGCGGGGTTTTTGGGCCCCTGCCTGACAAGGTCAAAGCCATGGTGGCTATCGCGGCCCGCAATAGCGATCAATTGCGACATCTGATTGACGATCTTCTCGATATAGAGAAGCTGGTATCCGGTCAAATGGACATGCAGATGCGCAAACAAAACATCGGCATCGTCATTCAGGATAGTGTAGACCGACTCACAACCTATGCCGTTGATCGAACAGGTTTCCCTTCGGTTCGAAAACCACCATCCCTGGGTCAACGCCGTTATTGA